Sequence from the Paenibacillus tundrae genome:
TGAATGGCCATCCGTTTACGAGCGGAACAGCGGTGACTGCGGAAGGCAGCTATACGTTAATCGCAATGAACAGTTACGGTTCGACACAGGTTCAATTTAGAATTGATCTTACGCCGCCGACGGTAAGCGGAGTGACGAACAGCGGGCGTTATACGGTGCCGCCGACGATTACGTTTAGTGATGGAACTGCCACACTAAATGGTACGGCATTTGCGAACGGAGGTCAGGTCAGTCAGGAAGGTAGTTATACACTGATCGTCACTGACGCGGCAAACAATAGTTCAACCATCACATTCAGCTACTATGCACCACGTCAGCTGACTTTCGATAGCGGCGGCGGAACGAGCGTAGCTACGCAAAATCTGTATTATGGCGATCATGGGGTTGAGCCAACTGCTCCGACACGAACCGGTTATACGTTTACCGGTTGGTATAGCGATGCGGCGCGCACGCAGCCATTTCATTTTACGAATACCACAATTACGACGAATACACAGCTGTATGCAGGTTGGATTACTACCCAGTATACCGTCAGCTTTGACAGTAGTGGTGGAACAGCCGTAGCGGATATTCCGGTGAACCATGGTTTGACTATTAGCGAACCGACAGCGCCAACACGAACAGGATATACGTTTAACGGCTGGTTCACGGATGTGGGTCGCATGCATCTCTTTAGATTTGAGAATACAGCAATAACACAAAATACGCAGCTGTATGCGGAGTGGTTTTTGAACCAATATACGGTTAGCTTTAACAGCAGCGGTGGTACGGCAGTGGCGGATGTTGCAGTGAATCATGGCTCTACGCTTAGCGCACCAACTGCTCCGTCGCGCACGGGTTATACGTTTACAGGTTGGTACACCGATGCTAGCCACACACAACTGTTCAATTTTTCTAGTACAGAGATAACGGGAAATACACAGCTGTACGCAGGCTGGAGTATCAATCAATATACCGTTAGCTTTAATAGCGTCGGAGGTACAGCTGTATCAGATGTTCCGGTTACGTATGGCTCCACGATTAGTGCACCAACGGCGCCAACACGTACAGGGTACAGATTTACTAGCTGGTATAGTGATGCGGCACAAACGCAGCTCTTCGATTTTGCGAACACACCGATCACGACAAATACACAACTGTATGCGGGCTGGAATATCAATCAGTACACCGTCAGCTTTGATAGTAACGGAGGTACAGCGGTAGCGGATCGTCAGATCGACTACGGTACGCTCATGAGCGAGCCAACGGCTCCAACGCTAACGGGTTATACATTTGGGGGTTGGTATACAGATGAGGCTCATACTCAGCGCTTTGATTTTGCAAATACGCCAGTTACGGTGGATACACAGCTCTATGCAAACTGGACGCTCCAATCCTATACGGTCACGTTCGACGTATATCAGGGAGATCATGCTAATGTGCCTGATCAGACGATAGAGTACGGCACACGGATTACGCGTCCTACAGATCCGGTACGTACGGGTTATACGTTTACCAATTGGTACGCAGATGCAGCACATACGCTGCCATTTGACTTCCAGGCGATCATTACTGACTCGGTTACCTTATATGCAGGTTGGAGCACCAATCAATATGTAGCCAGTTTTGAGAGTAATGGTGGTACTCTAGTGAGCGAGCAATTGCTCGACTATGGTAATCCAGTGCAGGAGCCACAACAGCCGAGCCGACTCGGCTATACCTTTACCGGCTGGTATAGTGATGCTAGCTTACAGCAACGTTTCGATTTTGCGACATCGTCCATTCAGGATCATGTTCAGCTATATGCAGGTTGGGAACGTATTCTCTATACCGTTAGCTTTGATACGACCGGAGGCTCGGATATACCGGATATGAGTGTCGGACATGGCGATCAGTTAACCTTAACAAATGAGCCAACTTCGGATACGGAAGGTCAAGTCTTTGCCGGTTGGTTTGCAGACTCACAGCTCACGGTTAAGTTTGATTTTAGTCAGCCGATTGAGTCGGATGTAACTTTGTATGCCAAATGGGCAGTTCAAGTACAGCAGATTACATTTGATACGGATGGAGGCACTGCAATTGCTCCACAGACCGTTGCTTATGGCGACCTTCTGTCTCGTCCAACTGATCCAGAGCGCACAGGTTATGCGTTTGCTGGCTGGTTTACCGATTCGGGGCAGCCATTCGACTTTGCAACAACGACAGTAGTGGCAGATATGACGTTGTATGCGAAATGGAATATAGCCGTGCGAACCGTCACCTTTAATACGGATGGTGGAACGACAATACAGGCTGTTGAAATGAATAACGGAGAGATGTTATCTCGTCCAAGCGATCCGGTGCGAACGGGGTATACGTTTACGGGATGGTACTCGGATATCGCACGCAGTCAGCCGTTTGATTTTGCAACAGCAGCCGTTAATGCAGATATGACGTTATATGCGGGTTGGACGCTTATACCACCACCAGGCAGTGGTAACTCCGGAAACAATGGAAACACAGGGAACAGTGGCGGGAGTGGAGATAGTGGAAGCAACGAAAGTGGAGGAGGCTCCAGCTCCAATTCCAGTCCGATCTCAAGTGGCAATCCTTCTAATGATAACAATGTTACGCAGGCGAGCGTGTCCATTCCTGCAGGGAAAGCTGGCGAGCTTCGGCTAGGCACAGGAGTGCTCCTTGAAGTTCCAGCTGGTACTTCAGATCAGCCATTAGAAATTAAAGCCATTGTGGTAGACACACCGGTGACTGGTTTAGCAAGTAATCAACGTGTTGTGAGTCAGGTGGTGGAGTTCACCAAAAATACGCAGGGTAATTTTAAGATTCCAGTGAAGTTAACGCTGACCTTTGACCCTACTTCACTTCGAAGCAATGAGAAACTTGCGGTCTTGTACCAGCAAGAGCCGAACACTCCATGGACAATGGTTGAAGACGGCAAAGTGGACGGCAATTCAATCCGCGTAGATGTGAATCACTTTACACGTTTTGCTGTGATGGCAGTTCCTGCAACGATAGCTACTCCTATAGCAGCCAATTTTAGTGATATTGAAGGTCACTGGGCAGCTGACAGTATTCGTGAAGCGGCAGGGCTTGGTATTGTAAATGGTTACTCGGATGGAAGCTTCCGTCCAGGGACACATGTTACACGAGCAGAATTTACAGCAATGCTTGTACGGATG
This genomic interval carries:
- a CDS encoding InlB B-repeat-containing protein, which translates into the protein MIHYTGRALWKIMLVFVLVFTALSAGLGTTRSAHAEIWYEQYLGEIQLFPYGFVPRGWEFAAGQKMSLQNNSALYSLLGTYYGGDGRTDFALPDLTSLPVPDGMGYYIATTGLYPAREDGGTAMGHAGEVRIFPYNFSPDGWLKLDGGTHNAQSYPQLYSVISNVFGSQDGQKFTLPRISAPLQDQPLHFAVAARPIESQNGTEINSTKREVLVGQTIPFLVPMQTSWITSDGRSLRIMEYQALFALVGWKFGGDGQSTFAIPNLRNNPYNFQYYTVASSGIYPTRGDRGGGPSGVAGTNTIYTVATGQTLRVNSSDMMGNVPDSANAKGVSLRTQPQYGTVTQDSNGFIYQAPKDYFGNDSFTVRTYNDNGFANGYSTVQIKVEQPVPPVVTGVSDQSIYNRTVNPVFTTGTAILNGHPFTSGTAVTAEGSYTLIAMNSYGSTQVQFRIDLTPPTVSGVTNSGRYTVPPTITFSDGTATLNGTAFANGGQVSQEGSYTLIVTDAANNSSTITFSYYAPRQLTFDSGGGTSVATQNLYYGDHGVEPTAPTRTGYTFTGWYSDAARTQPFHFTNTTITTNTQLYAGWITTQYTVSFDSSGGTAVADIPVNHGLTISEPTAPTRTGYTFNGWFTDVGRMHLFRFENTAITQNTQLYAEWFLNQYTVSFNSSGGTAVADVAVNHGSTLSAPTAPSRTGYTFTGWYTDASHTQLFNFSSTEITGNTQLYAGWSINQYTVSFNSVGGTAVSDVPVTYGSTISAPTAPTRTGYRFTSWYSDAAQTQLFDFANTPITTNTQLYAGWNINQYTVSFDSNGGTAVADRQIDYGTLMSEPTAPTLTGYTFGGWYTDEAHTQRFDFANTPVTVDTQLYANWTLQSYTVTFDVYQGDHANVPDQTIEYGTRITRPTDPVRTGYTFTNWYADAAHTLPFDFQAIITDSVTLYAGWSTNQYVASFESNGGTLVSEQLLDYGNPVQEPQQPSRLGYTFTGWYSDASLQQRFDFATSSIQDHVQLYAGWERILYTVSFDTTGGSDIPDMSVGHGDQLTLTNEPTSDTEGQVFAGWFADSQLTVKFDFSQPIESDVTLYAKWAVQVQQITFDTDGGTAIAPQTVAYGDLLSRPTDPERTGYAFAGWFTDSGQPFDFATTTVVADMTLYAKWNIAVRTVTFNTDGGTTIQAVEMNNGEMLSRPSDPVRTGYTFTGWYSDIARSQPFDFATAAVNADMTLYAGWTLIPPPGSGNSGNNGNTGNSGGSGDSGSNESGGGSSSNSSPISSGNPSNDNNVTQASVSIPAGKAGELRLGTGVLLEVPAGTSDQPLEIKAIVVDTPVTGLASNQRVVSQVVEFTKNTQGNFKIPVKLTLTFDPTSLRSNEKLAVLYQQEPNTPWTMVEDGKVDGNSIRVDVNHFTRFAVMAVPATIATPIAANFSDIEGHWAADSIREAAGLGIVNGYSDGSFRPGTHVTRAEFTAMLVRMLKPVSEQEDATSLSFTDEAQIGKWARKEIAQASVLGWIQGDASGNFHPNAPITRAEMAVMVSRALTLTDVATEASFSDAASIPAWASKAAAHMQQSGLMKGRVNGAFDSSALTTRAEAAQVLMRARVK